In Portunus trituberculatus isolate SZX2019 chromosome 16, ASM1759143v1, whole genome shotgun sequence, the genomic window TACACAGCGAAGGCCTGGTCGCTCCCGAGGTGAGGGTTAGGGGCGTTCCCGCACTCCGTCTCACTGACTGGGCCGCTGATGTGCTCTGatgccctgagagagagagagagagagagagagagagagagagagagagagagagagagagagagagagagagagagagagagagagagagagagagagagagagagagagagagagagagagagagagagagagagagagagagagagagagagagagttaacgcTTGGCTAAAATGaacttaaaaaagaagaaagtttatACAAAGAAAATTAGCGTTTTATTCTAACAGCCATttacaaatgagaaaaatagtgacttttttattctttctctgtaTTCATGAATGACTGACTCGTAAACATTGAATAGGTAAGGGGAGGATGAGAAATACTTTGCACAATAAACAATTTAGGAAACATGAATTGTTCTATACAAAGAGAAACGGTAAGACACCAGAGTCTGTTTTCTCAGAAATTTCAGTATATCGTGTCGACTAAATGTTGTCTTCAGGAGTGTTTTCAGAATTAGTTATTGTTTTAAAGGAATTTTGCACCATTGACGAGCAGAACATCCATGGAAAAACAATTAATCATTCTTGCGGCCCTTTGATAAAATATCAAAGTGTTTCAAAAGTCTTAGCGTTGCAGTGTGTACCATTTACCCATCATGACTGAAGCAGGGAGCGGCCAACGGTCCATATTAATGAAAGACTCACCCGCAGCCACAGAGGATATTGGTTTCAGTGACCCTTAAGAAGATGTACTTTCTCGGGCATGTGGCGAAGCAGTGGTCAGCCTCGCGGTTTGTGCGGGGAAGGAAGGACCACGACACGTTCTGCTTGACTGAACCTGTTTTAATGCAACCCAGAAACTTAAGTTTTGATGCTGTTTTTGTCCCTTGCTGAGTCTGACTGGAGTCTGTTGTagggatggtagtggtagtggtggtggtggtggtggtggtggtggtggtggtggaagaagtggAGATAAGTGGCCCCGGGTGCAGGCCTGGCCGGCACTCCCCTCTGTGCTCAACGCGGTACACGCTGATGGTCATTCGCCCGCCgcatttctcccttttctcctctccctcgggGCAGCGATCACAGCCGATCCAGTCCCGCACGCTTCCCGTACCGTTGCCTAACGCCTGGTTGCCGCCACAGCCGCACACGAGCCGCTCGTTAAGCTCCACCATCTTTGCCATGACGACCTGGCTGGTGGGCCGTGCCTCCAGACATAGAGGAAGGCAAGACGAGGCGGTGCGGTGAAGCACGTCGTAGTGCAGGATATCCATGTGACTGTAGTCCAGGTACTGCTCGTGGTAACACGCCATGTATTCAAGGCACGGCCCAGCCGCCGCCTGCCCTACCGTCCCAGCCTCCTCTACGCTCACCACTAGCAGCACCAGTGTAAGGACATACATCACGGTGCTCATAGTGTGTATGCGTGTTACGGcggaaagtaaaagagaggtGGGTATTGCTAAAGTATGGTACTGCGCGGCGAGACAACACTGCCACTGGGACACGCTTCCCGGCACCAGCACACAGCAGGCGCGATAAGACAATCTCGCACTTTGGGTCTCAGAACGGAAATAGTCTGGTATCTAATCTTATCAACTATGCCACCAACACACATGGCAGGTGGAACCTCAGATTACAGAATTTGTGGTACACATTAACATCTTGATGAGTACGGACACTGGAAATCAGATACCAATTTTTGCCACAGGAGAGTAGAAAAGTACTACATACGTACCTTGTGATAGAAAGAAAGCACACACCTGCTGTCTAGAAGCCCAAGATATACAGAGAAGTGAGGCACCACTGATCTAAAGGTGTGCATGAGAATGCTTCTTACGCAACATCCGGTGTAATGCCATTGTAGTTTATAGCTTGAGATGAGCCCACTGTGAGTCAGTCGGTGGTTGGTGGCAGGCCACTATGATTGAAATATTACTAACTTTAGTGGCGGCGATGGCGGCGAACATGCTGGGGATGGCGACTGAAACCGGTTTGGATGTAAGAACTAACCGATCCTTTGCCAGTGCTGCGGACCCATGGGAGAGCAAGTGGCCGCGTCAGGTGGACCTGATTCTTCCTGGTTTATTATCGCCTGTCCATTTCAAGGATGACCGTCTCCATCAAACTGAGGAGGAAGCTATGGCGCCCCCTCCGCTGAGGACATTCCCTGGGGTGCTGGACCCCAGCTGTCTTCAGCTACTTAGGTGTCAAGATGAACACATGTTTGAATTCAAGCGTATGGAGATTCATCATGCTGACCTTCCTGAGCAATCTGCCTCTGCCTGCGGCCACTTGTGCTTGCGACAGAGTCCCGACGTCCTCTTGGTAATGGCCAAGCTGAATCCTTACAACCAGCATCTCGTGTGTGGCTGTGGGGACCAAGAGGCGCTTCTCAGCCCCGATGTGCTGGCTGTTGCTCCAGTATGTTCCCAGCCGTGCCCGGATGGCGGAGACTCCTGTGGCGGACCTAGGGCGGTCTCTGTCTACAAAGTGGATCGCAACAAGAAAGAGTGCATGGTGCCCAGTAATTACTACTACGGGTGCTACCACGAGAAAATGGGAGCGGGAGCCTTCATCTTGGATCGCTGGGAGCGGTGGGGCGGGGGCTGCCAGACACGGTGCCAAACAGTGAACAATTCTGGATCCCTGATGAGGCTCACTACTGCGGCTAACGGCACCACTGCATGTGAATGCGGGTGAGTTATGAAGCTATACAgcatatacatgaaaaaaatacctCTGAGATGCAAAGTatatgcaatatatatatatatatatatatatatatatatatatatatatatatatatatatatatatatatattgccctGATTGGTCTTTCCCTCACCATCCCACAGAGTAACAGAGGCGGAGTTGGGATTATCGGCGACAGAGGGGTCTGAGGGCTGTGGATGGAAGTGTCCTGACGGGCGAGGTTGGTGTGGAGGCAAGGGATTCACCAGCGTGTACTCCTCGTACAGTGCTGCTTCGGGGCAGTATCCTCTCCCATCGCCCTGTCCCCTCGTattcctccttaccttccttctcagTTTCCTTCGGCAGGATATGGTGCAGtaaatggaagaatgaagagtcaaggtctttctctcgttctctgtcCCTCCGGTGCAACACTTCCTCTCGCCTTCTGGCTCTACATGAACGCAGTGGTTGTAAAATGGCCGTTTCTCTACAGTTGCATTAAAGATTATTGGTCTGTGAATAAGAAGGAGCAGAAATCCAATTCATATGTGAACGTTCAATAAGTAAATAGTTTAGACAACCttaaagaaatttttttttaatatatctttAGAGAAGCTCAACATACTGTTAGGGCTCTTTACTAGAAATCCACTGCCTTTCTGCAATATGTATTGTAACTTCATTAAAAAAACAGTGTTACAATGGTAATGAGTTTCGCATCGGTCTACCTTCATTATCTATTACATTGCAATCAGAAGGCGAGGATCGCGGCCAGATGGTAAATGTGGTAGATGTAAGTACTGTAAATAGTAAGCTCAAAAACCACAAGCAAGATTATTAGGACTATCTTTAACACAAATGCCAACAACAGAGTAAAAGTCTACGTGAGGTATCGAAATGTAGCGCGTAAAGTCCCAAGACTTTTACGTCTACCTAACGTAGCTAAGGTTCTCTCGAGGGTTTTATTCAAGCTAGTTGTCATTAATTCCTATAGGCGTTGCTTGGACAGCTATGCTTGATTTTAGTCGGCGATTTATTAGATTTTAGTGAGTGATTTAATCAGCTTATcagttagttgttgttgttgtttttgttgttgttattgattcttcctattcttttgttgtagttttttttttctttcttctcctctgtttccttctccttattcgtcctccctctcctcctcctcctcctcctcctcctcctccatttagcATCTATACATTTACGATTTttgtctccatttctctctttttctctctttcctcgtcttttccaTCGCTATCTataattccttttatttcatcatcattgctttattttatttattcttttcattttcatcatcctcgttattttcatctttattttttattcttaatgcCAAATGAATAACTGGGAAAAGCtggtgcgcacacacacacacacacacacacacacacacacacacacacacacacacacacacacacacacttggtgaTGAAGCGGCCAATATGTATATTTCGTTAATGAAGCGTCTCCTCGGCACACGGTTTGTTGATGTGAGGCTAGAAATTTGCAGGCGAGATCAATTAATTCCTACACGACGGACCTATCCTCTCAGACCACCACACTGACCAGCTTACGGGACTAGCCCCATACCAATACTGGCTATTTATGCTTACAGCGCGTGTTTATTGTGCAGGTCCATTACTGACCCCTACAAACCTGCAACGGCCTAAGCCTAAGGTAACCAATCGTCCAGCCAGGATCCACTCCCAGGCCAGTCTGCCGCTGGATACACGTTCATGCTAACCACTTTTGAGTCTAAAGTACGATTATTAGTCAGACTTCCGTGAGCCAGACAAGAGCTGCACCACCTCTCATGTACTGTGCTTTATCTCCTTGTATGAAGAGCACCTGTGTCACCAAACGTGTGTCATGACAACAATATCATCCTcagtcctcaccaccaccactaccatcatcataaacaacaactgctacaataacaacaattattatcatattaattCGTAGACAAAGAAATCAAAGAGGACCAAGTTAACCTCATGCATAGACTATTATACTGTACCTCTGCCTTGTGTTATTTATGCTTTCGGTGCTTGGCCATTCACGGAACAGAACTGGCTCTGCTTGTATAACGCCTACAAATTACGTAGTTTGTGCGCGatattgtattgtatatctccttAGCCTCTGCAGGagtatttattcctttctctttctcttctctttagaattttccttcctttatagcttttctctcctttttctcttctacactTTCCTTgttatccattttctcttcagcctctttcttctcttgcttttcctttttatcctccttttcctccttggtattcttttttaactctttctcgccttttttttcttcttcctttttctcctcttcatttttgctctgttctttgctttcctctccctctttcttaccttccatTTTCACTTGTTCCTCTTTCGTTCCTGCATTTACCTTTTgcgtctcttcatttttcttttctactttatcttgttcttccttttctttttcccattttctttacatcctttttgtcttcttttttctcagcctcctgttttcctttttgtccctCTTCAATTTTCGTctcattttgttcttgtttttgagcaatattttcttttttttcttctaccttttctGCCTTTATTCCCttatcttccccttctcctatcTTTTCCGTTTcagccttttcctctttcttcgtctcattctgcagtttattttttcctttatcttctactTTCGTTTCATTGCCACCTTTCGTGtctactttcttttcatctctctgtttccctttatctcctttattgcttcctttttccttctctttctcagctAATTTTCTCGCTAAACCCtttatttcactctccttcttttccttcttttccttatctttcttttcaaggTTTTTCAGGACTTTTCTAACAAGCTGCTCCCTTTccatcaccttttcctcctttttcttctcttttttctcttccagtttCTCCATTCGGttttgctccttttcttcttctcttgcctcTTCTGATTTTCCTGATTTTGAatgttttcttcccattttttctctcatcctcctttttctttctttttctttatctctcctttctaaTTCCTTCTTTGATAAGTCATCCGTCtccgtttcttcctctctataatcattttgtctttcatttccattccttctctttctcttgacaCTCTTTCCATCTGCGATTTCATTCGCTTTCACTACAGGCATTCTTTTTTTAGTTGCCTTgtccactatttttttcttacttttaatcTCGGGAACTTCTTTAACGACCTCTTCTAAAACAGGTGCGGCTTTCATCTTGTCTTCGCCTGATTTCACTGCAGCTGCTTCTATAATTGTTTTATTGAGCTTGATTTCTTTCAGACATGGCTCCTTCTTTTCAGCTTTTGTTGTTTCTTCAGCCTTTTGTTTGCTAActtttgtgatttttattttgtcctgcaaatctttatatttttcatcaacttcttgttttttgtctttctgctCAGGAATTTCATGGGTGGGTTTCACagctttcactttcttttcgaTTTGGCTCGCATTAGAGATTTTTTGCTGTGGCCCTTGAGTATCTTTGACTGTTTTACGTTCGACCACAATCTCCTTTATTGTCTTATTGGAAGGTAGATTTAGAGTTGGTCCAACAGTAGATTCCTTTGGTTTCTTTACGGGAAATTTTTCGAGTCTCGTTTCTGTTACTACTGTCCTTCTTGGTTCTTTTTCACCCGAGACGGGAAGTCTTTCATTAGTTGTGtcactttcatctttatttgtaGCAGAGAGCTGTTGGTCAAATTTCTTTTCAGTTGTCAGGCCAGCCGCCGTAGCGCTGATCGTGGGAACCGTGGCGGTAGAGCTCTTAGCGAGAGTGCCTTTGGGCATCGCCGGGGAGTTCACCGCAGCGCCCAGCACCACGACGAAGGCTGCGATGCAGCTGAACTGGAAAGCAAATCGAAGCATTCTAGATTTTGCCCAAAGAGAAATGTGAAACACCTAGGGTTGGCATGACTGCTGTTCAACATAACGCCCGCCTGAGGGTATCTTGATAATATTTGCCAGTGTGACAGTATCTTTTCAAGTGTTTACCTAATTATTatgtgatagtttaacaagaaacGTGGTAGAAGTAAACGCATAAGAGTACTTGAATAATTTGTTGCCATCGACCTGACTATATCTACCTCTTCAGTAAATATGCTCTTCGATTAGAATTATCTT contains:
- the LOC123504482 gene encoding uncharacterized protein LOC123504482, which encodes MSTVMYVLTLVLLVVSVEEAGTVGQAAAGPCLEYMACYHEQYLDYSHMDILHYDVLHRTASSCLPLCLEARPTSQVVMAKMVELNERLVCGCGGNQALGNGTGSVRDWIGCDRCPEGEEKREKCGGRMTISVYRVEHRGECRPGLHPGPLISTSSTTTTTTTTTTTTTTTIPTTDSSQTQQGTKTASKLKFLGCIKTGSVKQNVSWSFLPRTNREADHCFATCPRKYIFLRVTETNILCGCGASEHISGPVSETECGNAPNPHLGSDQAFAVYKAGATRCPLPSLLYLAAAAALMALVVH
- the LOC123504480 gene encoding uncharacterized protein LOC123504480 is translated as MIEILLTLVAAMAANMLGMATETGLDVRTNRSFASAADPWESKWPRQVDLILPGLLSPVHFKDDRLHQTEEEAMAPPPLRTFPGVLDPSCLQLLRCQDEHMFEFKRMEIHHADLPEQSASACGHLCLRQSPDVLLVMAKLNPYNQHLVCGCGDQEALLSPDVLAVAPVCSQPCPDGGDSCGGPRAVSVYKVDRNKKECMVPSNYYYGCYHEKMGAGAFILDRWERWGGGCQTRCQTVNNSGSLMRLTTAANGTTACECGVTEAELGLSATEGSEGCGWKCPDGRGWCGGKGFTSVYSSYSAASGQYPLPSPCPLVFLLTFLLSFLRQDMVQ